The following are encoded together in the Mammaliicoccus vitulinus genome:
- the prmA gene encoding 50S ribosomal protein L11 methyltransferase yields the protein MNWIEYSIMINKEAEPVVTALLNELGANGVVIEDSSELEKGHIDVYGEIYELNPKDYPEHDIRVKCYFNELVFTDSLEQEIKDSIAHVEGINSEILSFSKTIIKESDWENEWKNYFHPFKASERFAIVPSWEEDTYDNQDDDLCIKLDPGMAFGTGDHPTTSMCLKHIEEVVKPNHKIIDVGTGSGILSIGCHLLGVQSIKAVDLDELAIKVAKENFEKNNCEQDILAETGNLLTEETEQYDVIIANILAHIIDLMIEDSYARLNDNGYFITSGIIEEKSDEIIEKLKETGYTIEKVLREDGWVSIRARK from the coding sequence GTGAATTGGATTGAGTATTCTATCATGATAAATAAAGAAGCAGAACCAGTCGTTACTGCATTGCTAAATGAATTAGGCGCAAACGGCGTTGTAATAGAAGATTCATCAGAATTAGAGAAAGGACATATTGACGTATACGGTGAAATTTATGAATTAAATCCTAAAGATTATCCGGAACATGATATAAGAGTTAAGTGTTACTTTAATGAACTAGTTTTTACTGATAGTTTAGAACAAGAAATTAAAGATTCTATTGCTCATGTTGAAGGTATTAATTCTGAGATATTATCTTTCTCTAAAACAATTATTAAAGAATCTGATTGGGAAAATGAATGGAAAAATTATTTTCACCCATTTAAAGCTTCTGAAAGATTTGCAATCGTACCAAGTTGGGAAGAAGACACATATGATAACCAAGATGATGATTTATGCATAAAGCTTGATCCAGGTATGGCTTTTGGTACTGGTGATCATCCAACTACAAGCATGTGTTTAAAACATATAGAAGAAGTTGTGAAGCCAAATCATAAAATCATTGATGTTGGTACAGGCTCTGGTATTTTAAGTATTGGTTGTCATTTACTTGGCGTTCAATCAATTAAAGCTGTTGATTTAGACGAGTTAGCTATTAAAGTCGCTAAGGAAAACTTCGAAAAAAATAATTGCGAGCAAGATATATTAGCTGAAACTGGCAATTTATTAACTGAAGAAACTGAACAATATGATGTGATTATTGCTAATATTTTAGCGCATATAATCGATTTAATGATTGAAGATAGTTATGCAAGACTGAATGATAATGGCTACTTTATTACTTCTGGAATTATAGAAGAAAAATCCGATGAAATTATTGAAAAACTAAAAGAAACTGGTTATACTATCGAAAAAGTATTACGAGAAGATGGATGGGTTTCAATAAGAGCTAGAAAGTAG
- the cdd gene encoding cytidine deaminase codes for MEFKQEWYEGAREAQKRAYTPYSKFNVGAYLITKDGKSYYGANIENAAYPSTICAERSALVAAMSDGYRPGDFKCITITVDADKPSSPCGTCRQVLKELCDDDMPVYLTHQKDERIETTVNELLPLGFSGKDLE; via the coding sequence ATGGAATTTAAACAAGAGTGGTACGAGGGCGCAAGAGAAGCACAGAAAAGAGCTTACACACCATATTCAAAATTTAATGTTGGTGCATATTTAATAACGAAAGACGGTAAATCGTATTATGGTGCAAACATTGAAAATGCTGCATATCCATCAACAATTTGTGCAGAACGTTCAGCATTAGTTGCTGCTATGTCAGATGGCTATAGACCTGGAGACTTTAAATGTATTACAATAACTGTTGATGCTGATAAACCTTCATCACCATGTGGCACTTGTAGACAAGTCTTAAAGGAACTATGTGATGATGATATGCCCGTTTATTTAACACATCAAAAAGACGAACGAATTGAAACTACTGTTAATGAATTATTACCTTTAGGTTTCTCAGGAAAGGATTTAGAATAA
- a CDS encoding NfeD family protein encodes MTTGYEYIIAFIQHNLNLGIVSSQSLSTIGDFITTPLVTLILTCIIFLGALYQLYSNHINFAGILSFICTLIFFIGYVIIDEISLISVLLFAIGALLVIIELFVIGAILGILGFIAIIGSFILVGENILTMGMIIAVALILTTIEWVILVKGFNRKIPFFDKVILKDSTNKESGYTSHDDRSHLIGKLCTTYTALRPSGIILVDDERIDAVSDGNFIQKDIQVKIVQVEGTRVVVREI; translated from the coding sequence TTGACAACAGGGTATGAATACATAATTGCTTTCATTCAACATAATTTGAATTTAGGTATTGTTTCAAGTCAAAGTCTTTCAACAATTGGCGATTTTATTACGACACCGCTAGTGACATTAATTTTGACTTGTATTATTTTTCTAGGCGCTCTTTATCAATTATATTCAAACCATATTAACTTTGCAGGGATTTTAAGTTTTATTTGTACGCTTATCTTCTTTATTGGTTATGTAATAATTGATGAAATTAGTTTGATTTCTGTTTTACTTTTTGCAATAGGTGCGCTTTTAGTAATAATTGAATTATTTGTTATAGGCGCAATATTAGGTATCCTTGGATTTATCGCTATTATAGGTAGTTTTATATTAGTTGGTGAAAACATATTAACAATGGGTATGATTATTGCGGTAGCATTAATTCTAACAACGATAGAGTGGGTGATATTAGTGAAAGGATTTAATCGAAAAATACCATTCTTTGATAAAGTTATTCTTAAAGATTCTACGAACAAAGAATCTGGCTACACATCACACGATGATAGAAGTCATTTGATTGGCAAACTATGTACAACATACACTGCATTAAGACCCTCTGGCATTATACTTGTGGATGACGAAAGAATAGATGCTGTTTCAGATGGTAATTTTATTCAAAAGGATATACAAGTAAAGATCGTACAAGTAGAAGGTACGAGAGTCGTTGTAAGAGAAATATAA
- the recO gene encoding DNA repair protein RecO: protein MLYKQEGFVIRSVDYGENNKIITILNEYGHKVPLMARGAKKTSHHLQGATQPFVHGLFIFSKFKGMGTLSSADIINSHRMMQSDIFKSAYGAYCIEIVDKALEEEEHDVFFYELLLGVFQAVEKGVDADTMSMIVALKCMPKYGYEPRFNACVITGDMDQQQLNAYSFIYNGPLSNQALANDEHAYRISNRALYFMNLMYQLPIQHLNSFKINDPVKVEIQTLIDNMYDEYVGVVFRTKKLLKQLDNLKI, encoded by the coding sequence ATGCTTTATAAACAAGAAGGATTTGTCATTCGCTCAGTAGATTATGGTGAAAATAATAAAATCATAACGATTTTAAATGAATATGGTCATAAAGTTCCATTAATGGCACGCGGTGCTAAAAAAACAAGTCATCATTTACAAGGTGCTACACAGCCCTTCGTTCATGGCTTGTTTATTTTTTCTAAATTCAAAGGCATGGGTACTTTATCTTCAGCAGATATTATAAATAGTCATAGAATGATGCAAAGCGATATTTTCAAAAGTGCTTATGGCGCATATTGTATAGAAATAGTCGATAAAGCATTAGAAGAGGAAGAACATGATGTATTCTTCTATGAGCTGCTCTTAGGCGTCTTTCAAGCGGTTGAAAAGGGCGTTGATGCTGACACAATGAGTATGATCGTTGCGTTAAAATGTATGCCTAAATATGGATATGAACCGAGATTTAATGCATGTGTGATAACAGGCGATATGGACCAACAACAATTAAACGCTTATAGTTTTATATATAATGGACCATTAAGTAATCAAGCACTCGCAAATGATGAACATGCTTATCGAATATCTAATCGAGCGTTATATTTCATGAACTTAATGTATCAATTACCGATACAACATTTAAATAGTTTTAAAATAAACGATCCAGTGAAGGTAGAGATTCAAACTTTAATTGATAATATGTATGATGAATATGTCGGTGTTGTATTTAGAACGAAAAAATTACTCAAACAACTTGATAATTTAAAAATATAA
- the era gene encoding GTPase Era, whose product MNEFKSGFISIIGRPNVGKSTFMNKVIGHKVAIMSDKAQTTRNKVQGVLTTDDAQMVFIDTPGIHKPKHALGDYMMKIAKNTLKEVDLIMFMINVDESIGKGDEYIIDLLKETKTPVFLVLNKIDLVHPDQLLVEIEKYQKTMEFAEIVPISALEGLNIETLLEQFKKYLEEGPMYYPKDQISDHPEQFVVAELIREKALHLTNQEIPHAIGVNIDKMTKAEGEKVHVEATIYVERDSQKGIVIGKGGKMLKEIGKRARRDIEMLLGSKVYLDLWVKVQKDWRNKPNFIKQMGYREDEY is encoded by the coding sequence ATGAATGAATTTAAATCAGGTTTCATATCTATAATAGGTAGACCTAATGTCGGCAAATCTACTTTTATGAACAAAGTTATCGGTCATAAAGTAGCCATTATGTCAGACAAAGCACAAACGACGAGAAATAAAGTACAAGGTGTTTTAACAACTGATGATGCGCAGATGGTATTTATTGATACACCTGGTATCCATAAGCCTAAACACGCTTTAGGTGATTACATGATGAAAATCGCTAAAAATACATTAAAAGAAGTAGACTTAATTATGTTTATGATTAATGTGGATGAAAGTATTGGTAAAGGCGATGAGTATATCATTGATCTATTAAAAGAAACTAAAACGCCAGTATTTTTAGTTTTAAATAAAATAGATTTAGTACATCCAGATCAATTACTTGTTGAGATTGAAAAATATCAAAAAACTATGGAATTTGCAGAGATTGTTCCAATATCTGCGTTAGAAGGATTAAACATAGAGACACTTTTAGAACAATTTAAAAAATATTTAGAAGAAGGTCCGATGTATTATCCTAAAGACCAAATTTCTGATCATCCTGAACAATTTGTTGTAGCAGAATTGATTAGAGAAAAAGCATTACATTTAACTAACCAAGAAATACCTCATGCGATTGGTGTAAACATCGATAAAATGACTAAAGCTGAAGGCGAAAAAGTACACGTTGAAGCTACGATTTACGTAGAACGTGACTCTCAAAAAGGTATTGTTATCGGTAAAGGTGGCAAAATGCTTAAAGAAATAGGGAAACGTGCCCGTAGAGATATAGAAATGTTACTTGGTTCAAAAGTTTATTTAGATTTATGGGTAAAAGTTCAAAAAGATTGGCGTAATAAACCTAATTTCATTAAACAAATGGGATATAGGGAAGACGAGTATTAA
- a CDS encoding 16S rRNA (uracil(1498)-N(3))-methyltransferase, which produces MQRYFLLENAELNQRFFIHNTDDIHHIKNVMRMNVDQKLILTFKDQKSLISKIIAFHDDSIELETIEDTTRQTELPVEITIASGLIKGDKYEWMIQKGTEMGAHHFIAVQSERAIVKLEEKKQSKKIDRWQKIIKEASEQSMRLTIPDIEYKSSFKSIYDNMNEYDYVLIAYEEEAKRGETSKLHQVVSNLKHGQKILIIFGPEGGLTESEVNLFKGSEKVSLGPRILRAETAPLYALAALSYQLELMR; this is translated from the coding sequence ATGCAAAGATATTTCTTACTCGAAAACGCTGAGTTAAATCAGCGTTTTTTTATACATAATACAGATGATATACATCATATAAAAAATGTGATGCGCATGAATGTGGATCAAAAACTTATTTTAACGTTTAAAGACCAAAAGTCTCTAATATCTAAAATAATTGCTTTTCACGATGATAGTATTGAATTAGAAACGATTGAAGATACAACGAGACAAACAGAACTTCCTGTTGAGATAACAATTGCGAGTGGTCTTATTAAAGGTGACAAATATGAATGGATGATTCAAAAAGGAACTGAGATGGGCGCACATCATTTTATTGCTGTTCAATCTGAAAGAGCAATTGTTAAGTTGGAAGAAAAGAAACAGTCTAAGAAAATCGATAGATGGCAAAAAATTATAAAAGAAGCTAGTGAACAAAGTATGAGACTTACAATTCCAGACATTGAGTATAAGTCGAGTTTTAAATCAATATATGATAATATGAATGAATATGATTATGTATTAATAGCATATGAAGAAGAAGCTAAACGTGGGGAAACGAGCAAATTACATCAAGTTGTTTCTAATCTTAAACATGGGCAAAAGATTTTAATCATCTTTGGACCAGAAGGTGGCTTAACTGAAAGTGAAGTCAATCTTTTTAAAGGATCAGAAAAAGTGAGTTTAGGTCCTAGAATTTTAAGAGCTGAAACCGCTCCACTGTATGCTTTAGCTGCTTTAAGTTATCAATTAGAATTAATGAGGTGA
- the mtaB gene encoding tRNA (N(6)-L-threonylcarbamoyladenosine(37)-C(2))-methylthiotransferase MtaB has product MATVAFHTLGCKVNHYETEAIWQLFKENDYERVEFETNADVFIINTCTVTNTGDKKSRQVIRRAIRQNPDAVVCVTGCYAQTSPAEIMAIPGVDIVVGTQDRHKLISYIEDYKQSRQPINGVGNIMKNRKYEELEVPYFTDRTRASLKIQEGCNNFCTFCIIPWARGLMRSRDPEQVVSQATTLVNSGYKEIVLTGIHTGGYGEDLKDYNLAQLLRDLEQVKNLERIRISSIEASQLTDEVIDVIDKSTKVVRHLHIPLQSGSDTVLKRMRRKYTMAHFSERLQKLHKALPGLAVTSDVIVGFPGETEEEFQETYDFIVKHQFSELHVFPYSMRTGTPAARMTDQIDEDVKNDRVHRLIELSDQLAKDYASKFDQTVLEVIPEEEGSSDGKLVGYADNYMKIEFEGDESLIGELVKVKVVTPSYPINKGKLVKVVNHATNKDERLLVK; this is encoded by the coding sequence TTGGCTACAGTAGCATTTCATACTTTAGGTTGTAAAGTTAACCATTATGAAACTGAGGCAATTTGGCAATTATTTAAGGAAAATGATTACGAAAGAGTAGAATTTGAAACAAATGCAGATGTGTTTATTATTAACACGTGTACTGTGACAAATACGGGCGATAAGAAAAGTAGACAAGTTATTAGGCGAGCAATTCGTCAAAATCCTGATGCAGTCGTTTGTGTAACGGGTTGTTATGCTCAAACATCACCTGCAGAAATCATGGCGATTCCTGGTGTTGATATAGTTGTTGGTACTCAAGATAGACATAAATTAATCTCTTACATTGAAGATTATAAACAGAGTAGGCAACCCATTAATGGTGTAGGTAATATTATGAAAAACAGAAAATATGAAGAATTAGAAGTACCATATTTTACTGATAGAACACGTGCATCATTAAAAATTCAAGAAGGCTGTAATAACTTTTGCACATTCTGTATCATTCCGTGGGCTAGAGGCTTGATGAGATCAAGAGATCCTGAACAAGTGGTCAGTCAAGCAACAACACTAGTAAATTCAGGTTATAAAGAAATTGTTTTAACTGGAATTCATACAGGTGGATATGGCGAAGACTTAAAAGATTATAATTTAGCGCAACTCCTTAGAGATTTAGAACAAGTTAAAAACTTAGAAAGAATTAGAATTTCTTCAATCGAAGCGAGTCAACTTACTGATGAAGTAATTGATGTCATTGATAAATCTACAAAAGTAGTGAGACATTTACACATTCCATTACAATCAGGTTCAGATACTGTGTTAAAACGCATGAGAAGAAAATATACGATGGCACATTTCTCTGAAAGGCTTCAAAAGCTTCATAAAGCGTTACCTGGTCTAGCTGTGACAAGTGATGTTATTGTTGGTTTTCCTGGTGAAACTGAAGAAGAATTTCAAGAGACATATGATTTTATTGTGAAACACCAATTTTCAGAATTACATGTGTTCCCTTATTCTATGAGAACAGGTACACCAGCAGCTAGAATGACGGATCAAATTGATGAAGATGTTAAAAATGATCGTGTACATCGATTAATTGAACTGTCTGATCAATTAGCGAAAGATTACGCGTCTAAATTTGATCAAACTGTATTAGAAGTTATTCCTGAAGAGGAAGGTTCTTCTGATGGAAAACTAGTTGGCTATGCTGATAATTACATGAAGATTGAATTTGAAGGTGACGAGTCATTAATTGGTGAATTAGTGAAAGTTAAAGTAGTAACACCAAGTTATCCTATTAATAAAGGAAAACTTGTAAAAGTAGTCAATCATGCAACGAATAAAGATGAAAGATTACTTGTAAAGTAA
- the floA gene encoding flotillin-like protein FloA (flotillin-like protein involved in membrane lipid rafts), producing the protein MLSGLVAFIIIAVILIVLLMILFSFVPVGLWISAIAAGVKVGIGTLVGMRLRRVSPRRVINPLIKAHKAGLALTTNQLESHYLAGGNVDRVVDAIIAAQRAEINLEFERGAAIDLAGRDVLEAVQMSVNPKVIETPFISGVAMNGIEVKAKARITVRANIARLVGGAGEDTIIARVGEGIVSTIGSSKHHTKVLENPDSISQTVLSKGLDSGTAFEILSIDIADVDIGKNIGADLQTEQALADKNIAQAKAEERRAMAVATEQEMKARVQEMRSKVVESEAEVPLAMAEALKSGNLGVKDYYNLKNVEADTGMREAINKSTKPQDSNSPNQ; encoded by the coding sequence ATGTTATCAGGTTTAGTTGCCTTTATAATTATTGCTGTCATTTTAATCGTACTACTTATGATCTTATTCTCATTTGTTCCAGTAGGATTATGGATTTCAGCTATAGCAGCAGGTGTTAAAGTAGGAATTGGTACATTAGTCGGTATGCGTTTAAGACGTGTATCACCTAGACGTGTTATCAATCCGTTGATCAAAGCACATAAAGCTGGTTTAGCGTTAACTACAAATCAATTAGAATCTCATTATTTAGCTGGAGGTAACGTTGATAGAGTAGTAGATGCGATTATTGCTGCACAAAGAGCAGAAATCAATTTAGAATTTGAAAGAGGGGCAGCTATTGATTTAGCTGGACGTGACGTACTAGAAGCAGTACAAATGTCAGTTAACCCTAAAGTGATTGAAACACCATTTATTTCAGGTGTTGCAATGAATGGTATCGAAGTAAAAGCAAAAGCTAGAATTACAGTTAGAGCTAACATTGCGCGTTTAGTTGGTGGTGCTGGTGAAGATACAATCATCGCTCGTGTTGGTGAAGGTATTGTATCTACAATCGGTTCTAGTAAACATCATACTAAAGTACTTGAAAATCCGGATAGTATTTCTCAAACTGTATTGAGTAAAGGATTAGACTCTGGTACAGCATTTGAAATCTTATCAATTGATATAGCTGATGTAGATATCGGTAAAAACATTGGTGCAGATCTTCAAACAGAACAAGCACTTGCAGATAAAAATATTGCACAAGCTAAAGCTGAAGAACGTCGTGCTATGGCTGTAGCAACTGAACAAGAAATGAAAGCAAGAGTACAAGAAATGCGTTCTAAAGTTGTTGAATCAGAAGCAGAAGTACCACTTGCAATGGCAGAAGCACTTAAATCTGGTAATTTAGGTGTAAAAGATTACTACAATTTAAAAAATGTAGAAGCTGATACTGGCATGAGAGAAGCAATTAACAAGAGTACAAAGCCACAAGATTCTAATTCACCGAACCAATAA
- a CDS encoding diacylglycerol kinase family protein, which yields MNRFKFPIAGLVTIVKKDRNLILHLVFAVIVIFVSLILKLNQNEWLWIILAIFSVLITEIINTSIEYVVDMYTDKYNILAKHAKDTAALAVLLSSIMAAIIGIMIFLPKLIEVF from the coding sequence TTGAATCGCTTTAAATTTCCTATAGCAGGTTTAGTTACGATTGTAAAAAAAGACCGCAATTTAATATTGCATTTAGTATTTGCTGTTATCGTCATCTTTGTTAGTTTAATATTAAAATTAAATCAGAATGAGTGGCTATGGATTATACTTGCTATATTCAGTGTTTTAATAACTGAAATTATCAATACCTCAATCGAATATGTTGTTGATATGTACACTGACAAGTATAATATACTTGCTAAACACGCTAAAGACACAGCAGCTTTAGCGGTATTGTTATCATCAATCATGGCGGCAATTATCGGGATAATGATATTTTTGCCGAAATTGATAGAGGTATTTTAA
- the dnaJ gene encoding molecular chaperone DnaJ: MAKRDYYEVLGVSKDASKDEIKKAYRKLSKKYHPDINQEEGADAKFKELSEAYEVLSDENKRAQYDRFGHNGPQQGSGGSQGFGGQDFSGFGGFEDIFGSFFGGGGARRDPNAPRQGDDLQYSMTLTFEEAVFGTEKDITVRKDVECDTCHGNGAKPGTKKKTCTYCSGQGHVTVEQNTILGRMQTQKVCPECEGSGQVFEEKCSDCHGKGTQNKKVTITVKVPEGVDNDQQIRLAGKGGPGINGGPAGDLYVVFRVKPHSNFRREGDDIFYDLNLSFPQAALGDEITVPTLTGNVSLSVPAGTQTGKQFRLREKGVQNVHGYGKGDYFVTVKVVTPEKMTERQEELLREFAEIGGEKLTEQPSSLKDRAKKFFKGE, encoded by the coding sequence TTGGCAAAAAGAGACTATTATGAAGTGCTTGGTGTTTCCAAAGATGCTTCTAAAGATGAAATAAAAAAAGCTTATAGAAAATTATCAAAAAAGTACCATCCTGATATTAACCAGGAAGAAGGTGCTGATGCTAAATTTAAAGAATTATCAGAAGCATATGAAGTATTAAGTGATGAAAACAAACGTGCTCAATATGACCGTTTCGGACATAATGGACCACAACAAGGTTCCGGAGGTTCACAAGGATTTGGAGGACAAGATTTCTCTGGATTTGGTGGATTTGAAGATATATTCGGGTCATTCTTCGGTGGCGGTGGTGCTAGAAGAGATCCAAATGCACCTAGACAAGGTGACGATTTGCAATATAGCATGACATTAACATTTGAAGAAGCTGTATTTGGTACTGAAAAAGATATTACAGTACGCAAAGATGTTGAATGTGACACATGTCATGGTAATGGTGCTAAACCAGGAACTAAGAAAAAAACATGTACGTATTGTAGTGGACAAGGTCATGTAACGGTTGAACAAAATACGATACTTGGTAGAATGCAAACTCAAAAAGTATGTCCTGAATGTGAAGGTTCTGGACAAGTATTTGAAGAAAAATGTTCAGACTGTCATGGTAAAGGTACACAAAACAAAAAAGTTACAATCACAGTTAAAGTTCCAGAAGGTGTAGACAATGATCAACAAATTCGTCTAGCTGGAAAAGGTGGACCAGGTATAAATGGTGGACCTGCTGGTGACTTATATGTTGTATTCAGAGTTAAACCTCATAGCAATTTCAGACGTGAAGGCGATGACATCTTTTATGACTTGAATCTATCATTTCCACAAGCAGCGCTTGGTGATGAAATAACTGTACCTACATTAACTGGTAATGTATCACTTTCTGTGCCAGCTGGTACTCAAACAGGTAAACAGTTTAGACTTAGAGAAAAAGGTGTACAAAATGTTCACGGTTATGGTAAAGGTGACTACTTTGTAACGGTTAAAGTCGTAACACCTGAAAAAATGACTGAGAGACAAGAAGAGCTCCTACGTGAATTTGCTGAAATTGGTGGAGAAAAATTAACAGAACAACCATCTAGCTTAAAAGATAGAGCTAAAAAGTTTTTTAAAGGAGAATAG
- a CDS encoding PH domain-containing protein, with product MVFKKKISVSSIFISIILFLIALIPLFISNKYLIIITFILAFLIIVNIMFERYTIKEHFLTIRRGFFKNTYNIFEIEQINMTKSIEGNSMLEIVSKGKLVEKVSPIEEREFIITLIRINPKIKLNNSNRLREFEKVTNLLTSQEKLNNMQNKVHKIARYIKVWYI from the coding sequence ATGGTATTTAAGAAGAAGATAAGTGTTTCATCTATTTTTATTTCAATTATATTATTTTTAATAGCTTTAATACCTCTTTTTATTAGCAACAAATACTTAATCATAATAACCTTTATATTGGCTTTTCTTATTATTGTAAATATTATGTTTGAAAGATACACGATCAAAGAACATTTTTTAACGATTAGAAGAGGTTTTTTTAAGAATACTTATAATATTTTTGAAATCGAACAAATTAACATGACGAAATCTATTGAAGGAAATAGTATGTTAGAAATTGTCTCAAAAGGTAAATTAGTAGAAAAGGTTAGTCCGATTGAAGAAAGAGAGTTTATTATTACGCTCATACGTATCAATCCTAAAATCAAATTGAATAACAGTAATAGATTACGTGAATTTGAAAAAGTAACAAATTTATTAACTTCACAAGAAAAATTAAATAATATGCAAAATAAAGTCCATAAGATTGCACGTTATATCAAGGTTTGGTACATTTAA
- the ybeY gene encoding rRNA maturation RNase YbeY: MLTMDFIDEQQVIDEDTKNQIESLLTFAAKKENITEEAELSISFVDEEEIQAINRDYRNKDKVTDVISFSLEEDEPEIEGLDIPRVLGDIIICLGVAQEQAQSYNHSLSRELGFLALHGFLHLLGYDHMTEEDEKEMFSRQDEILNEFGLTRE, translated from the coding sequence ATGCTAACAATGGATTTTATAGATGAACAACAAGTAATTGATGAGGATACTAAAAATCAAATTGAATCGTTACTAACATTTGCTGCTAAGAAGGAAAATATTACTGAAGAAGCAGAACTTTCTATTTCATTTGTCGATGAAGAAGAAATACAAGCGATTAATCGCGATTATAGAAATAAAGATAAAGTGACTGATGTCATTTCATTTTCTCTTGAAGAGGATGAACCTGAGATTGAAGGTTTAGACATTCCGAGAGTATTGGGAGATATTATTATATGCTTGGGCGTTGCTCAAGAACAAGCTCAATCATACAATCATAGTCTCAGTAGAGAATTAGGATTTTTAGCATTACATGGTTTCTTACATCTGTTAGGTTATGATCACATGACTGAAGAAGATGAAAAAGAAATGTTTTCTCGACAAGATGAAATATTAAATGAGTTTGGACTAACGCGTGAATAA
- a CDS encoding PhoH family protein has product MPTLIQIENMDQAQALLGNGDEHIKYIENELEVDVLTRGQEISVRGRRLENVEKAEKVLMNLLKVIESGASITINDVQAAVKMADKGTIDELINLYDEEITKDSNGKIIRAKTMGQRVYINNIKKNDLVFGIGPAGTGKTFLAVVMAARALRLGQVKRIVLTRPAVEAGESLGFLPGDLKEKVDPYLRPLYDGLHTVLGTEQTARLIERGTIEIAPLAYMRGRTLDDAFVILDEAQNTTHPQMKMFLTRLGFGSKMVVTGDRTQIDLPKGVKSGLIEADQRLSGVKGISMTYLEQTDVVRHPLVGKIINAYEEEI; this is encoded by the coding sequence ATGCCTACATTAATTCAAATCGAGAATATGGATCAAGCTCAAGCGCTATTAGGTAATGGAGATGAGCATATAAAATATATTGAAAATGAGCTCGAGGTGGATGTTTTAACACGAGGACAGGAAATTAGTGTTCGTGGGAGACGTTTAGAAAATGTTGAAAAAGCTGAAAAAGTATTGATGAATTTGTTAAAAGTAATCGAAAGTGGCGCAAGCATAACAATTAATGATGTTCAAGCAGCGGTAAAAATGGCTGATAAAGGTACAATTGACGAACTGATTAATCTATATGACGAAGAAATCACTAAAGATAGTAATGGTAAAATTATAAGAGCTAAAACAATGGGTCAAAGAGTGTATATTAATAACATTAAAAAAAATGACTTAGTATTCGGCATTGGTCCTGCAGGGACAGGGAAGACGTTTTTAGCAGTTGTAATGGCAGCTAGAGCATTGCGTCTCGGACAAGTTAAACGCATCGTATTAACGCGCCCTGCAGTCGAGGCTGGAGAATCATTAGGTTTCTTACCGGGTGACTTAAAAGAAAAGGTTGATCCATACTTAAGACCTTTATATGATGGTCTACATACAGTCTTAGGTACTGAACAAACTGCTCGCTTAATCGAAAGAGGTACAATTGAAATAGCACCTTTAGCATACATGAGAGGTCGAACACTTGATGACGCTTTTGTTATTTTAGACGAAGCACAGAACACGACACATCCACAAATGAAAATGTTCTTAACAAGATTAGGGTTTGGTTCGAAAATGGTCGTTACAGGTGATAGAACACAAATTGATTTACCTAAAGGTGTTAAAAGCGGTTTAATAGAAGCTGATCAAAGATTAAGTGGTGTCAAAGGTATTTCGATGACATATTTAGAACAAACTGATGTTGTCAGACACCCATTAGTAGGTAAAATAATTAATGCATACGAAGAGGAGATTTAA
- the rpsU gene encoding 30S ribosomal protein S21, with protein sequence MSKTVVRKNESIEDALRRFKRTVSKSGTIQEVRKREFYEKPSVKRKKKSEAARKRKVK encoded by the coding sequence ATGTCTAAAACAGTAGTTCGTAAAAACGAATCAATCGAAGATGCATTACGTCGCTTTAAACGTACAGTTTCAAAAAGCGGTACGATTCAAGAAGTGCGTAAACGTGAGTTCTATGAAAAACCAAGCGTTAAGCGTAAGAAGAAATCAGAAGCAGCTCGTAAACGTAAAGTTAAATAA